The following are from one region of the Sphingomonas oryzagri genome:
- a CDS encoding LysR family transcriptional regulator translates to MSRLTLSQLSAFMKLAETSSFKDAATQLGVSQPALSRTIQHIETRVGVRLFDRDTRTVTLTPAGERLRPSAARLLEDYETVFRELREFVEGREGIIRIATLPSVASAVLPGAIQRFQPKFPGVRIEIWEDVGEQVHNVVREGTADFAIAPPPDLAGDLRYQELLKDSIVLACRQDDPLAAIAEHNWSSFEGCRLVTMSPETGLRKMVESGLAQSGVVVERMFNCSAATTVGALVNAGQGITALTRLTMAQIASPSLVWRPLVDPALARSIGVVRHKARSLSPAAQAFTREVEQQARVLRMGDLAPSALDLVQSA, encoded by the coding sequence ATGTCACGTCTCACGCTCTCCCAGCTCTCCGCCTTCATGAAGCTCGCGGAGACGTCGAGTTTCAAGGATGCGGCGACGCAACTCGGCGTGTCGCAGCCTGCGCTCAGCCGCACAATCCAGCACATCGAAACGCGAGTGGGCGTCCGCCTGTTCGATCGCGACACGCGCACCGTGACGCTCACGCCTGCGGGTGAACGGCTGCGCCCATCGGCGGCACGACTGCTGGAAGATTACGAGACCGTGTTTCGCGAGCTTCGCGAGTTCGTCGAGGGGCGCGAAGGCATCATCCGCATCGCCACGCTGCCGTCTGTCGCATCCGCCGTGCTGCCGGGTGCGATTCAGCGGTTCCAGCCGAAGTTTCCGGGGGTTCGCATAGAGATATGGGAGGATGTCGGCGAGCAGGTCCACAATGTCGTGCGGGAAGGTACTGCCGATTTCGCCATCGCGCCCCCGCCCGATCTGGCGGGCGATCTGCGCTATCAGGAATTGCTCAAGGACAGTATCGTGCTGGCCTGCCGGCAGGACGATCCGCTCGCGGCGATCGCCGAGCATAACTGGTCTTCCTTCGAGGGATGCCGCCTCGTGACGATGTCGCCGGAGACGGGTCTGCGCAAGATGGTCGAGAGCGGGCTCGCCCAATCGGGCGTGGTGGTCGAGCGGATGTTCAACTGCAGCGCGGCGACCACAGTCGGAGCCCTGGTGAACGCTGGGCAGGGCATCACCGCGCTGACCCGGCTGACCATGGCGCAGATCGCGTCACCGTCTCTCGTCTGGCGGCCGCTGGTCGATCCGGCGCTGGCGCGGTCGATCGGCGTCGTCCGGCACAAGGCGAGGTCCTTGTCGCCGGCGGCGCAGGCCTTCACACGCGAGGTGGAGCAGCAGGCGCGCGTGCTGCGGATGGGCGATCTTGCGCCCTCCGCGCTCGATCTCGTCCAGAGTGCCTGA